One region of Sphingomonas adhaesiva genomic DNA includes:
- a CDS encoding DUF1800 domain-containing protein — MMDAFSRVVADATADEVDRADVATGIGAPTHDVAAASVPAAGRNGALASALFLAACGAEKAGSSTAAASSGPIVVATPTPAATPLPTPLPTPTPMPSPTPLPSPTPSPLPTPTPTPSPVSTPTPAPSPTPTPSPTPTPTPAPTPSQPVEVAPAAPPGANEASRFLAQTTFGATRAEIDRLSTRGFSGWLDDQMSMPRATSYWDWLKAGGYDAAANVFQTTGFDPMVWSQIITAPDQLRQRVMAALLDIFVIGIDSLTLGWRAFAMAGYMDLLADNAFGNYRTLLSAVTLSPAMANYLTYLDNRKANAATGAMPDENYARELMQLFTLGTHRLNMDGTPVMANGAPVESYGQGDVTQLARIFTGLQLSGAADNSVPDRFRMPLTMTAAMHETGTSTVLGSTINGAAGMASVEGALDVIFMHPNVPPFVARALIQRLVTSNPPPAYVARVAAAFANDGLGVRGNMVAVIRAILLDPYARDATALTAASAGKLRDPVQRLTGWARMFGVTSPSNAWPLGDMSSMTSRLGQSIGHAPSVFNFFRPGYIPPATSLAAAGLVAPEMQIANEQSVIAYINLMYGLIANGAGDMKADYTAIKAMAGDSAELVGELNTVLAAGQLSAETVAAIRQAVDSISMSAGNGAINRVGVATLLTMASPDYLTLR, encoded by the coding sequence ATGATGGACGCATTTTCACGCGTCGTCGCGGATGCGACGGCGGACGAGGTCGACCGGGCGGATGTCGCCACCGGGATCGGCGCACCGACGCACGACGTGGCCGCGGCGTCCGTCCCGGCGGCGGGGCGCAACGGGGCGCTCGCCTCCGCGCTGTTCCTGGCCGCCTGCGGGGCGGAAAAGGCCGGATCGTCCACCGCGGCGGCGTCGTCGGGGCCGATCGTGGTGGCGACGCCGACCCCGGCGGCCACGCCGTTGCCCACCCCGCTGCCCACCCCCACGCCGATGCCGTCGCCGACGCCGCTGCCGTCACCGACGCCGTCGCCGCTGCCGACGCCAACCCCGACCCCGTCGCCGGTATCGACCCCGACGCCGGCTCCCTCGCCCACGCCCACGCCCTCGCCGACACCCACCCCCACGCCCGCGCCGACCCCGTCGCAGCCGGTGGAGGTCGCGCCCGCCGCACCGCCCGGCGCGAACGAGGCGAGCCGCTTCCTGGCCCAGACCACCTTCGGCGCGACCCGCGCGGAGATCGACCGCCTGTCCACCCGCGGCTTCTCGGGCTGGCTCGACGACCAGATGTCGATGCCGCGCGCCACCAGCTATTGGGACTGGCTGAAGGCGGGCGGCTACGACGCGGCCGCCAACGTCTTCCAGACGACCGGGTTCGACCCGATGGTGTGGAGCCAGATCATCACCGCGCCGGACCAGCTGCGCCAGCGCGTCATGGCGGCGCTGCTCGACATCTTCGTCATCGGGATCGATTCGCTGACGCTCGGCTGGCGCGCGTTCGCGATGGCGGGCTACATGGACCTGCTCGCCGACAATGCCTTCGGCAACTATCGCACGCTGCTGAGCGCGGTGACGCTGTCGCCCGCGATGGCCAACTATCTCACCTACCTCGACAACCGGAAGGCGAACGCCGCCACCGGCGCGATGCCGGACGAGAATTACGCCCGCGAGCTGATGCAGCTGTTCACGCTGGGCACCCACCGCCTCAACATGGACGGCACCCCGGTCATGGCGAACGGCGCGCCGGTCGAAAGCTACGGTCAGGGCGACGTGACGCAGCTGGCGCGCATCTTCACCGGGCTGCAACTGAGCGGCGCCGCCGACAACAGCGTGCCGGACCGCTTTCGTATGCCGCTGACGATGACCGCCGCCATGCACGAGACGGGCACGTCGACGGTGCTGGGCAGCACGATCAACGGCGCGGCGGGCATGGCCTCGGTGGAGGGGGCGCTCGACGTGATCTTCATGCACCCCAACGTGCCGCCGTTCGTGGCGCGCGCGCTGATCCAGCGGCTGGTCACCAGCAATCCCCCGCCCGCCTATGTCGCGCGCGTCGCCGCCGCCTTCGCCAACGACGGGCTGGGCGTGCGCGGGAACATGGTGGCGGTGATCCGCGCGATCCTGCTCGATCCCTATGCGCGCGACGCGACCGCGCTGACCGCCGCGAGCGCGGGCAAGCTGCGCGATCCGGTCCAGCGGCTGACCGGCTGGGCGCGGATGTTCGGCGTCACCTCGCCATCGAACGCCTGGCCGCTGGGCGACATGTCGTCGATGACCTCGCGGCTGGGTCAATCGATCGGCCACGCGCCGTCGGTCTTCAACTTCTTCCGTCCCGGCTATATCCCGCCCGCGACGTCGCTGGCCGCCGCCGGGCTGGTCGCGCCGGAGATGCAGATCGCCAACGAGCAGAGCGTGATCGCCTATATCAACCTGATGTACGGGCTGATCGCGAACGGCGCCGGCGACATGAAGGCGGACTATACCGCGATCAAGGCGATGGCGGGCGATTCGGCCGAGCTGGTGGGGGAGCTCAACACGGTGCTCGCCGCCGGGCAGCTGTCCGCCGAGACGGTGGCCGCGATCCGCCAGGCGGTCGACAGCATCTCGATGAGTGCCGGCAACGGCGCGATCAACCGGGTCGGCGTCGCGACGCTGCTGACCATGGCCTCCCCCGACTATCTCACGCTGCGGTGA
- a CDS encoding DUF1501 domain-containing protein — translation MPIHHDESRRAFLRRAALLGLAGTAAPFAGTLGAIGEAAAATGSGYKALVCVYLAGGCDYANTLVPYDPSSYDAYAKVRGSIALGRDTLLALDPAGLSGGRQYAMAPALAPLAELYAQGKVAPILNVGTLVQPTTKAQYNNRSVLLPPKLFSHNDQSSYFQASNPEGAPSGWGGRIGDLVQSGNGGASLTCINASGNAVYLTGRQAVQYSVGTGGPIALLSSSKTIYGSATAAQTLRDLITRGHPNMLANEHARVSKRALDTFAQVNGALANAPAANFTLFPTSNSLADQLKMVARMIAVAGDLGVRRQVFFVSMGGFDVHDNILTTQPMLLGKVAAAMRAFHDTTVQLGVSEQVTTFTASEFGRTLTSNGDGSDHGWGSMHFAMGGAVKGGRSYGIAPTVGINTNDDVGQGRLIPTTSVDQYAASLASWFGVSASDMRTVLPNIGNYDASSWNLGFV, via the coding sequence ATGCCCATTCATCACGACGAATCGCGCCGCGCCTTCCTGCGCCGCGCCGCCCTCCTGGGCCTGGCGGGCACCGCCGCGCCGTTCGCCGGCACGCTCGGCGCGATCGGCGAGGCCGCCGCCGCGACCGGATCGGGGTACAAGGCGCTGGTCTGCGTCTATCTCGCCGGCGGCTGCGACTATGCCAACACGCTCGTCCCCTACGACCCGTCGAGCTACGACGCCTATGCCAAGGTGCGCGGATCGATCGCGCTGGGGCGCGACACGCTGCTGGCGCTCGACCCCGCCGGGCTGTCGGGCGGGCGGCAATATGCGATGGCGCCCGCGCTGGCGCCGCTCGCGGAACTCTATGCCCAGGGCAAGGTGGCGCCGATCCTGAACGTCGGCACGCTGGTGCAGCCGACGACGAAGGCGCAGTACAACAACAGGTCGGTGCTGCTGCCGCCCAAGCTGTTCAGCCACAACGACCAGTCGAGCTATTTCCAGGCCTCCAACCCCGAAGGCGCGCCGAGCGGCTGGGGCGGGCGGATCGGCGACCTGGTGCAGTCGGGCAACGGCGGCGCCTCGCTGACCTGCATCAACGCCAGCGGCAATGCGGTGTACCTGACCGGACGCCAGGCGGTGCAATATTCGGTCGGCACCGGCGGCCCGATCGCGCTGCTGAGCAGCAGCAAGACGATCTACGGCTCCGCCACCGCGGCGCAGACGCTGCGCGACCTCATCACGCGCGGCCATCCGAACATGCTGGCGAACGAACATGCCCGCGTGTCGAAGCGCGCGCTGGACACGTTCGCGCAGGTCAACGGCGCGCTGGCCAATGCACCCGCGGCCAATTTCACGCTGTTCCCGACCAGCAACAGCCTGGCCGACCAGTTGAAGATGGTCGCGAGGATGATCGCGGTGGCGGGCGACCTGGGCGTGCGACGGCAGGTGTTCTTCGTCTCGATGGGCGGGTTCGACGTCCACGACAACATCCTGACGACGCAGCCGATGCTGCTGGGCAAGGTGGCCGCGGCGATGCGCGCGTTCCACGACACCACCGTCCAGCTGGGCGTGTCGGAGCAGGTGACGACCTTCACCGCGTCCGAATTCGGGCGCACGCTGACCAGCAACGGCGACGGCTCCGACCATGGCTGGGGCAGCATGCATTTCGCGATGGGGGGCGCGGTGAAGGGCGGGCGCAGCTACGGCATCGCGCCGACCGTGGGCATCAACACCAACGACGACGTCGGGCAGGGACGGCTGATCCCGACCACCTCGGTCGATCAATATGCCGCCTCGCTGGCGTCGTGGTTCGGGGTGTCCGCGTCCGACATGCGCACGGTGTTGCCCAACATCGGCAATTACGATGCCTCGTCGTGGAACCTGGGCTTCGTGTAA
- a CDS encoding molybdopterin-dependent oxidoreductase yields MIRRRTLIAGGAGLALAGCDRVIRQPEVRTILFKGEDMHRGLQRALSHRDALAPEFRPDQMSPRFRTNGTRDPGTPEYAALRAGRFADWRLTVDGHVARPLRLSLSDLGAFPQRAQITRHDCVEGWSAIGKWQGPRLGEVLKAAGVRDGARYIVFTCADLYGGAPYYESIDLVDAFHPQTILAWAMNDRFLDVGHGAPLRLRVERQLGYKHAKYLMRVTAVDSLAGIGKGRGGYWEDNVDYDWWAGI; encoded by the coding sequence ATGATCCGTCGTCGCACGCTCATCGCGGGCGGTGCCGGGCTGGCGCTGGCGGGATGCGACCGCGTGATCCGGCAGCCCGAGGTCCGCACCATTCTGTTCAAGGGGGAGGACATGCACCGCGGGCTGCAACGCGCGCTCTCCCACCGCGACGCCCTCGCGCCGGAATTCCGCCCCGATCAGATGTCGCCGCGCTTCCGCACCAACGGGACGCGCGATCCGGGAACGCCCGAATATGCGGCACTGCGCGCAGGGCGGTTCGCCGACTGGCGGCTGACGGTGGATGGCCATGTCGCGCGCCCGTTGCGATTGTCGCTGAGCGACCTGGGCGCCTTTCCGCAGCGGGCGCAGATCACGCGGCACGACTGCGTCGAGGGGTGGAGCGCGATCGGCAAGTGGCAGGGGCCGCGGCTGGGCGAGGTGCTGAAGGCGGCGGGCGTGCGCGACGGCGCGCGCTACATCGTCTTCACCTGCGCCGATCTGTACGGCGGCGCACCCTATTACGAATCGATCGATCTCGTCGACGCCTTCCACCCGCAGACCATCCTCGCCTGGGCGATGAACGATCGCTTCCTGGACGTCGGGCACGGCGCACCGCTGCGGCTGCGGGTCGAGCGCCAGTTGGGGTACAAGCACGCCAAATATCTGATGCGCGTCACCGCGGTCGATTCGCTTGCGGGCATCGGCAAGGGGCGCGGGGGATATTGGGAGGATAACGTCGACTACGACTGGTGGGCGGGGATCTAG
- a CDS encoding flavin reductase family protein — protein sequence MTEWHSYEPAQGHGLRHDPLNAIVAPRPIGWISTVSAQGVRNLAPYSFFNLFAYRPAIVGFCSAGAKDSLANAQATGEFVWNLATRDLAEAMNATSAAVPADRDEFALAGLDTLPSTRVAPPRVAASPVQFECQVTQVLRLEGKDGAAIDYWMVFGEAVAVHIDRAMLEDGIYQTARARPITRGGGPADYFEIGEDALFRMRRPD from the coding sequence ATGACCGAATGGCATTCGTACGAACCCGCGCAGGGGCACGGCCTGCGCCACGATCCGCTCAACGCGATCGTCGCACCGCGCCCGATCGGCTGGATCAGCACCGTTTCCGCGCAGGGGGTGCGCAACCTCGCCCCCTACAGCTTCTTCAACCTGTTCGCGTATCGCCCGGCGATCGTCGGCTTCTGCTCGGCAGGGGCCAAGGATTCGCTCGCCAACGCGCAGGCGACGGGCGAGTTCGTCTGGAACCTCGCCACGCGCGATCTGGCCGAAGCGATGAACGCCACCTCCGCCGCGGTGCCCGCGGACCGGGACGAGTTCGCGCTCGCCGGGCTCGATACGCTGCCCTCGACGCGGGTGGCCCCGCCGCGCGTCGCCGCCAGCCCGGTGCAGTTCGAGTGCCAGGTGACGCAGGTCCTGCGCCTGGAGGGAAAGGACGGCGCGGCGATCGACTATTGGATGGTCTTCGGCGAGGCGGTCGCGGTCCACATCGACCGCGCGATGCTGGAGGACGGCATCTACCAGACCGCCCGCGCCCGCCCGATCACCCGCGGTGGCGGCCCGGCGGATTATTTCGAGATCGGCGAGGATGCGCTGTTCCGGATGCGGCGGCCGGACTGA
- a CDS encoding SURF1 family cytochrome oxidase biogenesis protein: MKRIPLVPTLVVGLAIAAMIALGVWQLTDRLPAKEAYLAQLAGNPARPAMAWPRVPDDTMLFRRASAFCLEPVGIARAGAGAAGFRLIATCRTGAEGPGLRVQIGTTRDPEAKVAWGGGEVSGWIAHAPDARPLIAGLFSKTTPEFLLVADRPAAGLNPNAPPDIASVPNNHLAYGVQWFVFAAVAAIVYAFALRRRAKDAPSAHP; the protein is encoded by the coding sequence ATGAAGCGGATACCGCTGGTCCCGACGCTGGTCGTCGGCCTCGCGATCGCGGCGATGATCGCGCTGGGCGTGTGGCAGCTGACCGATCGCCTGCCGGCGAAGGAGGCGTATCTCGCCCAATTGGCGGGCAATCCGGCCAGGCCGGCGATGGCATGGCCGCGCGTCCCCGACGATACCATGCTGTTCCGCCGTGCGTCGGCCTTTTGCCTGGAGCCGGTCGGGATCGCGCGCGCCGGCGCGGGCGCGGCGGGGTTCCGGCTGATCGCGACGTGCCGCACCGGCGCGGAGGGGCCGGGCCTGCGCGTCCAGATCGGCACCACGCGCGACCCGGAGGCGAAGGTGGCGTGGGGCGGCGGCGAGGTGAGCGGCTGGATCGCGCACGCCCCCGATGCGCGCCCGCTGATCGCGGGGCTGTTCTCGAAGACGACGCCGGAGTTCCTGCTGGTCGCGGATCGCCCCGCGGCGGGGCTGAACCCCAATGCGCCGCCGGACATCGCCTCGGTCCCCAACAATCACCTTGCCTACGGGGTGCAATGGTTCGTGTTCGCCGCGGTCGCGGCGATCGTCTACGCCTTCGCCCTGCGGCGGCGTGCGAAGGATGCGCCGTCGGCGCACCCCTGA
- a CDS encoding cytochrome c oxidase assembly protein translates to MAAAPRPNGARTTRTVVLAVLGICFMTGLAFASVPLYRLFCEATGLNGTTGRGLIAPGSVHRKIEIAFDANVNPKLPWRFAPEQEHETVEIGARDMAFFTATNRGAQAVTGTATYNVTPAIAGKYFTKIQCFCFTQQTLKPGETQRMPVIFYVDPKILTDPDTRDVETITLSYTFYPVDSGKTAG, encoded by the coding sequence ATGGCGGCCGCCCCCCGCCCCAACGGCGCCCGGACGACCCGCACCGTGGTGCTCGCGGTGCTGGGCATCTGCTTCATGACCGGGCTCGCCTTCGCCAGCGTGCCGCTCTACCGCCTGTTCTGCGAGGCGACCGGGCTGAACGGCACCACCGGCCGCGGGCTGATCGCGCCGGGCAGCGTCCACCGCAAGATCGAGATCGCGTTCGATGCGAACGTCAACCCCAAGCTGCCGTGGCGCTTCGCCCCCGAGCAGGAGCATGAGACGGTCGAGATCGGCGCGCGCGACATGGCGTTCTTCACCGCGACCAACCGCGGCGCGCAAGCCGTGACGGGGACCGCGACCTACAACGTCACCCCGGCGATCGCGGGCAAGTATTTCACGAAGATCCAGTGCTTCTGCTTCACGCAGCAGACGTTGAAACCGGGCGAGACGCAGCGGATGCCGGTCATCTTCTACGTCGATCCGAAGATCCTGACCGATCCCGACACCCGGGACGTCGAGACGATCACGCTCAGCTATACCTTTTACCCGGTGGATTCCGGGAAGACGGCGGGCTAA
- a CDS encoding cytochrome b/b6 domain-containing protein produces MRATVIRRHRLSTRVWHAVNAVSMFVLIGSGLGISNAHPRLYWGAYGANFDHAWATLPRFPAWITIPASYNLAISRRWHLFFALVLAFSLLAYLIVALVNRHIARDLRVRRRDLSPAHLAADARAHLALRFHDPEAPGAYNVLQKLSYVAVLFVLLPLVIVTGLALSPGMNAIWPWLLDLFGGRQSARSLHFIAMAAIAGFTVVHLAMVILAGPWNELRSIVTGRWRVPE; encoded by the coding sequence ATGCGAGCAACCGTCATTCGCCGTCACCGGCTGTCCACGCGCGTGTGGCACGCTGTCAACGCGGTCAGCATGTTCGTGCTGATCGGGTCGGGGCTCGGCATCTCCAACGCGCATCCGCGGCTCTATTGGGGCGCCTATGGGGCCAATTTCGACCACGCCTGGGCCACGCTGCCGCGCTTTCCGGCGTGGATCACGATCCCGGCGAGCTACAATCTGGCGATCTCGCGGCGCTGGCACCTGTTCTTCGCGCTGGTGCTGGCGTTTTCGCTGCTCGCCTATCTGATCGTGGCGCTGGTCAACCGCCATATCGCGCGCGATCTGCGCGTGCGGCGGCGCGACCTGTCGCCGGCCCATCTCGCCGCCGATGCGCGCGCGCATCTTGCGCTGCGGTTCCACGATCCGGAGGCGCCGGGGGCATACAACGTCCTGCAGAAGCTCAGCTATGTCGCGGTCCTGTTCGTCCTGCTGCCGCTCGTGATCGTGACCGGGCTGGCGCTCTCGCCGGGGATGAATGCGATCTGGCCGTGGCTGCTCGACCTGTTCGGCGGGCGGCAGTCGGCGCGGTCGCTCCACTTCATCGCGATGGCGGCCATCGCGGGCTTCACCGTGGTCCATCTGGCGATGGTGATCCTGGCGGGACCGTGGAACGAGCTGCGATCGATCGTCACCGGGCGCTGGAGAGTACCGGAATGA
- a CDS encoding heme o synthase: MTTAAPLLPPADWRDFLALTKPRVMTLVVFTGLCGMLAAPVQIHPVLGFTAILCIALGAGAAGALNQWYEADLDAAMKRTAQRPLPAGRMERQSALHFGVGLGAFSVILMGLAVNLAAAVILTVSILFYVLIYTVWLKRRTPQNIVIGGAAGAFPPLIGWAAATGQVALLPFLLFALVFLWTPPHFWALALFVKTDYANAGVPMLPVVAGEAATRRQIGLYTIPMAAAAVLPWPLGLTGAIYGVVAVAMTAAFCALAALVAAGATRGDTPMFWEKRLFAFSILYLFVIFGALVADRWFA; this comes from the coding sequence ATGACCACCGCCGCCCCCCTCCTGCCGCCCGCCGACTGGCGCGATTTCCTTGCGCTGACGAAGCCGCGCGTGATGACGCTGGTCGTCTTCACCGGGCTGTGCGGGATGCTGGCGGCGCCGGTGCAGATCCATCCGGTGCTGGGGTTCACCGCGATCCTGTGCATCGCGCTGGGCGCGGGGGCCGCGGGCGCGCTCAACCAATGGTACGAGGCGGACCTGGACGCCGCGATGAAGCGGACCGCGCAGCGCCCGCTGCCCGCAGGGCGGATGGAGCGGCAGTCCGCGCTCCACTTCGGCGTCGGGCTGGGTGCCTTTTCGGTCATCCTGATGGGGCTGGCGGTGAACCTCGCCGCGGCGGTGATCCTGACCGTGTCGATCCTGTTCTACGTCCTCATCTACACCGTCTGGCTGAAGCGGCGGACGCCGCAGAACATCGTCATCGGCGGGGCGGCGGGCGCGTTTCCGCCGCTGATCGGCTGGGCCGCGGCGACGGGGCAGGTCGCGCTGCTGCCGTTCCTGCTGTTCGCGCTCGTCTTCCTGTGGACGCCGCCGCACTTCTGGGCGCTCGCGCTGTTCGTGAAGACCGATTACGCCAACGCCGGGGTGCCGATGCTGCCCGTCGTGGCGGGGGAGGCGGCGACGCGGCGGCAGATCGGGCTCTACACGATCCCGATGGCCGCGGCGGCGGTGCTGCCGTGGCCGCTGGGACTGACCGGCGCGATCTATGGCGTGGTCGCGGTGGCGATGACCGCGGCGTTCTGCGCCCTGGCCGCGCTGGTCGCGGCGGGCGCGACGCGCGGCGACACGCCGATGTTCTGGGAGAAGCGGCTGTTCGCGTTCTCCATCCTGTATCTCTTCGTGATCTTCGGCGCGCTGGTCGCCGATCGGTGGTTCGCATGA
- a CDS encoding alpha/beta fold hydrolase, with product MTAFRMIDTGPLSLRVAVEGTGPLVVMVHGFPESWYSWRHQIGPLAAAGFTAAAIDVRGYGGSDKPEPVEAYTLEAITADVAAVADALQPGEPAILLGHDWGAPIVWNTALSRPERFRAVAALSVPFTGVPQRPFTEVFRRAFTEKGKFFYQEWFQEPGRAEAEAEADVRRFLRAFYYAISGDAPPGTWPDKPAGATLLDGMIDPPVFPAWLSDADLDYYVAEFEASGLRGPLNRYRNHERDYEWAQAFGDRRIEQPALFIGGSKDPATTLFGAVSDPVAAMRPHVPNVEGHVLEGCGHWTQQERPAEVNRLLLDWLGRLPG from the coding sequence ATGACCGCCTTCCGCATGATCGATACCGGCCCCCTGTCGCTGCGCGTGGCGGTGGAGGGCACCGGCCCGCTGGTCGTCATGGTCCACGGCTTTCCCGAAAGCTGGTATTCCTGGCGCCACCAGATCGGCCCCCTCGCCGCCGCCGGGTTCACCGCCGCCGCGATCGACGTGCGCGGCTATGGCGGGTCGGACAAGCCGGAGCCGGTCGAGGCCTATACGCTGGAGGCGATCACCGCCGATGTCGCCGCGGTGGCCGACGCGCTCCAGCCGGGCGAACCCGCGATCCTGCTGGGCCACGACTGGGGCGCGCCGATCGTGTGGAACACCGCGCTTAGTCGCCCCGAGCGGTTCCGCGCGGTCGCGGCGCTGTCGGTGCCGTTCACCGGCGTGCCGCAGCGCCCCTTCACCGAGGTGTTCCGCCGCGCCTTCACCGAGAAGGGGAAGTTCTTCTATCAGGAGTGGTTCCAGGAACCCGGCCGCGCCGAGGCGGAAGCGGAGGCGGACGTGCGCCGCTTCCTGCGCGCCTTCTATTACGCGATCTCGGGCGATGCGCCGCCGGGCACCTGGCCCGACAAGCCCGCGGGCGCGACGCTGCTCGACGGGATGATCGATCCGCCGGTCTTCCCGGCGTGGCTGAGCGACGCGGACCTGGATTATTACGTCGCCGAGTTCGAGGCGTCGGGGCTGCGCGGGCCGCTCAACCGCTATCGCAACCACGAACGCGATTACGAATGGGCGCAGGCGTTCGGCGATCGTCGCATCGAGCAGCCCGCCCTGTTCATCGGCGGGTCGAAGGATCCCGCGACGACGCTGTTCGGCGCGGTGTCCGATCCGGTCGCGGCGATGCGGCCGCACGTCCCCAATGTCGAGGGGCATGTGCTGGAGGGGTGCGGCCACTGGACGCAGCAGGAGCGCCCCGCGGAGGTCAACCGCCTGCTGCTCGACTGGCTGGGGCGGCTGCCGGGTTAA
- a CDS encoding cytochrome c oxidase subunit 3, with protein sequence MAGAKNHDYHILPPSPWPLLSSFAALVLATGGIMYMHEAVGGGWVFLMGLAGVLACMYGWWHQVIREAHAGDHTPVVQLHFRYGMILFIASEVMFFVGWFWAFFDFSLFPVAMQVVDGQVERAAEGAAAIAAQWPPKGLEVINAFELPLLNTLILLCSGTTITWAHHALIHNQRGGEKRGLWGLLGVGDRDGVLKGLWLTVVLGLIFSCIQAYEYMHAPFPFKGINYGAAFFMATGFHGFHVLVGTIFLIVNLIRAYQGEFTPKQHFGFEAAAWYWHFVDVVWLFLFVTVYVWGGWGAPVHGG encoded by the coding sequence ATGGCGGGCGCGAAGAATCACGACTACCACATCCTGCCACCCAGCCCGTGGCCGTTGCTCAGCTCGTTCGCGGCGCTGGTCCTGGCGACGGGCGGCATCATGTACATGCATGAGGCGGTCGGCGGCGGCTGGGTGTTCCTGATGGGGCTCGCAGGCGTGCTGGCCTGCATGTACGGCTGGTGGCACCAGGTCATCCGCGAGGCGCATGCCGGCGACCACACCCCCGTGGTGCAGCTGCACTTCCGTTACGGCATGATCCTGTTCATCGCCTCCGAGGTGATGTTCTTCGTCGGCTGGTTCTGGGCGTTCTTCGACTTCTCGCTCTTCCCGGTCGCGATGCAGGTCGTCGACGGTCAGGTCGAACGCGCGGCCGAGGGGGCCGCCGCGATCGCCGCGCAATGGCCGCCCAAGGGGCTGGAGGTCATCAACGCGTTCGAGCTGCCGCTGCTCAACACGCTGATCCTGCTGTGCTCGGGCACGACCATCACCTGGGCGCACCACGCGCTGATCCACAACCAGCGCGGCGGCGAGAAGCGCGGGCTGTGGGGCCTGCTGGGCGTGGGCGACCGCGACGGCGTGCTGAAGGGCCTGTGGCTGACGGTGGTGCTGGGGCTGATCTTCAGCTGCATCCAGGCCTATGAGTACATGCACGCGCCGTTCCCCTTCAAGGGGATCAACTATGGCGCCGCCTTCTTCATGGCGACCGGCTTCCACGGCTTCCACGTGCTGGTCGGCACGATCTTCCTGATCGTGAACCTGATCCGCGCCTATCAGGGCGAGTTCACGCCCAAGCAGCATTTCGGGTTCGAGGCGGCGGCCTGGTACTGGCACTTCGTCGACGTGGTGTGGCTGTTCCTCTTCGTCACCGTCTACGTCTGGGGCGGCTGGGGCGCGCCGGTCCACGGCGGGTGA
- a CDS encoding DUF983 domain-containing protein produces MSDRDRAAVVPPLQVGLKGLCPRCGAATLFAGAVRFSDHCRACGLRFADFNVGDGPAAFLTLIWGAIVVAAAITVELSFSPPWWVHALLWIPLTAAGVVWSLRVAKGWLMAAEYRNAAREGRITP; encoded by the coding sequence GTGAGCGATCGCGACCGGGCGGCGGTGGTGCCGCCGCTTCAGGTCGGGTTGAAAGGACTGTGTCCGCGATGCGGCGCCGCGACCCTGTTCGCCGGCGCCGTTCGCTTTTCCGACCATTGCCGCGCGTGTGGCTTACGCTTCGCCGATTTCAACGTGGGTGACGGGCCGGCGGCGTTCCTGACGCTGATCTGGGGTGCGATCGTCGTGGCGGCCGCGATCACCGTCGAGCTGTCCTTCTCCCCGCCATGGTGGGTCCATGCGCTGCTGTGGATTCCGCTGACGGCCGCCGGCGTCGTCTGGTCGCTGCGCGTGGCGAAGGGATGGCTGATGGCGGCCGAATATCGCAACGCCGCGCGCGAGGGGCGCATCACGCCATGA
- a CDS encoding sulfite exporter TauE/SafE family protein, whose product MIAASDMLLALAAGTLGGAMNALAGGGTFATLPALIAIGLPANIANATSNVALLPGAGASAWGYRAELGPVGGVDWRLLCGITFAAGLVGSALLVLTPTRAFDLIIPWLLLFALAVMLAGKRAADWLARRVTIGRRTLLAMQALLGVYGGYFGGGVGLMTTALYGLLAGIGPRALFAPRTLMLGVANAAAAIVFVATGMVRWEAAAPMIAGALLGGWGGALVGRRLPAGLVRIWTLLVTGITTAVFFVRAYG is encoded by the coding sequence ATGATCGCCGCATCGGACATGCTGCTCGCCCTCGCCGCCGGTACGCTGGGGGGCGCGATGAACGCGCTGGCGGGGGGCGGCACCTTCGCCACGCTGCCCGCGCTGATCGCGATCGGGCTCCCCGCGAACATCGCCAATGCCACCTCCAACGTGGCGCTGCTGCCGGGCGCGGGGGCGAGCGCCTGGGGCTACCGGGCGGAGCTGGGGCCGGTCGGCGGGGTCGACTGGCGGCTGCTCTGCGGCATCACGTTCGCCGCCGGGCTGGTCGGCAGCGCGCTGCTGGTGCTCACCCCGACGCGGGCGTTCGACCTCATCATCCCGTGGTTGCTGCTGTTCGCGCTGGCGGTGATGCTGGCGGGGAAGCGTGCGGCCGACTGGCTGGCACGCCGGGTGACGATCGGTCGGCGCACGCTGCTGGCGATGCAGGCGCTGCTGGGCGTCTATGGCGGCTATTTCGGCGGCGGCGTGGGGTTGATGACCACCGCGCTCTACGGCCTGCTCGCGGGGATCGGTCCGCGCGCGCTGTTCGCGCCGCGCACGCTGATGCTGGGCGTCGCCAATGCCGCCGCCGCGATCGTGTTCGTCGCGACCGGCATGGTCCGGTGGGAGGCCGCCGCTCCGATGATCGCCGGCGCGCTGCTCGGCGGCTGGGGCGGCGCGCTGGTCGGGCGACGGCTGCCCGCGGGGTTGGTCCGGATTTGGACCCTGCTGGTCACGGGCATCACGACCGCGGTGTTCTTCGTGCGCGCTTATGGATGA